From the genome of Nitrospinota bacterium, one region includes:
- a CDS encoding elongation factor Tu → MAKEKFERTKLHVNVGTIGHVDHGKTTLTASITEVLSKK, encoded by the coding sequence ATGGCGAAAGAGAAGTTTGAGCGGACAAAGCTGCACGTTAACGTCGGCACGATAGGGCATGTCGACCATGGCAAAACCACGCTGACGGCGTCGATCACGGAAGTGCTGTCGAAGAAGG